Proteins encoded within one genomic window of [Enterobacter] lignolyticus SCF1:
- the eptB gene encoding kdo(2)-lipid A phosphoethanolamine 7''-transferase, whose protein sequence is MKYVKSMTQQKLCFLLAVYIGLFMNCAVYIRRFDGYAHAFTAWKGIAAVIELAGTVLLTFFLLRLLSLLGRRVWRVLATLLVLISAGASYYMTFLNVVIGYGIVASVMTTDIDLSKEVVGWRFVVWLAVVSVIPLIGIWCNRGENTLLRQMRTPGQRLKNVVALAMVGLLVWGPIRLLEQRQKQVERTSRVDMPSYGGVIANSYLPSNWISALGLYAWAQVDESSDNKSLINPAKTFTYVAPKGLDDTLVVFIIGETTRWDHMGILGYDRDTTPRLAKEKNLVAFRGYSCDTATKLSLRCMFVRQGGVDDNPQRTLKEQNVFAVLHQLGFTGALYAMQSEIWFYSNTMANNIAYREQIAAEPRNRGKSVDDMLLVDEMKQSLSVNPDGKQVIILHTKGSHFNYTQRYPRSFAQWKPECTGVDDKCTKEEMINSFDNSITYIDAFISDVLDLVRDKKAIVFYAADHGESINERQHLHGTPRKMAPPEQFRVPMLVWMSDKYLQDPAHAQSFAWLKQQAAMKQPKRHVELYDTIMGCLGYTSPDGGINENNNWCHVPERKK, encoded by the coding sequence ATGAAATATGTGAAATCGATGACCCAGCAAAAGCTGTGCTTTTTGCTGGCTGTTTACATCGGCTTGTTTATGAACTGTGCGGTTTATATTCGCCGTTTTGACGGATATGCGCATGCCTTTACCGCCTGGAAAGGCATTGCGGCGGTGATTGAACTTGCCGGAACGGTCCTCCTGACCTTCTTCTTACTTCGCCTGTTGTCCCTGCTGGGGCGTCGCGTCTGGCGGGTGCTGGCGACGCTGCTGGTGCTCATTTCAGCGGGCGCCAGCTACTACATGACCTTCCTGAACGTGGTGATCGGCTACGGCATTGTCGCCTCAGTGATGACCACGGATATCGATCTGTCAAAAGAGGTGGTGGGATGGCGCTTTGTCGTCTGGCTGGCGGTGGTGAGCGTCATTCCGCTTATCGGCATCTGGTGCAATCGGGGGGAAAATACGCTGCTGCGGCAAATGCGCACCCCGGGACAGCGCCTGAAAAATGTGGTCGCGCTGGCGATGGTCGGTTTGCTGGTGTGGGGGCCGATTCGGCTGCTTGAGCAGCGGCAAAAACAGGTGGAACGAACCTCCAGAGTCGATATGCCCAGCTATGGCGGCGTGATAGCGAACTCCTACCTGCCGTCGAACTGGATCTCCGCGTTGGGCCTTTACGCCTGGGCGCAGGTGGATGAGTCATCGGATAACAAATCGTTGATCAACCCGGCGAAGACGTTTACCTATGTTGCGCCGAAGGGGCTGGACGATACCCTGGTGGTATTCATCATCGGTGAAACGACGCGTTGGGATCACATGGGGATCCTCGGCTACGATCGCGACACCACGCCGCGGCTGGCCAAAGAGAAAAACCTGGTGGCGTTTCGCGGCTACTCCTGCGACACCGCGACCAAGCTGTCTCTGCGCTGCATGTTTGTGCGTCAGGGCGGCGTGGATGATAACCCGCAGCGGACGCTGAAAGAGCAAAACGTTTTTGCGGTGCTGCACCAGCTGGGCTTTACCGGCGCGCTGTACGCGATGCAGAGCGAAATCTGGTTCTACAGCAACACCATGGCGAACAACATCGCCTACCGTGAGCAGATAGCCGCCGAGCCGCGCAACCGCGGGAAGAGCGTCGATGATATGCTGCTGGTCGATGAGATGAAGCAGTCGCTGAGCGTTAATCCCGATGGCAAGCAGGTGATTATTCTGCACACCAAAGGGTCGCACTTTAACTACACCCAGCGCTACCCGCGCAGCTTTGCGCAGTGGAAGCCGGAGTGTACCGGGGTGGATGATAAATGCACGAAGGAGGAGATGATCAACTCCTTTGATAACTCCATCACCTATATCGACGCCTTTATTTCCGATGTACTGGATCTGGTGCGGGATAAGAAAGCGATTGTCTTCTATGCGGCCGATCACGGCGAGTCGATCAACGAGCGTCAGCATCTGCACGGGACGCCGCGCAAGATGGCGCCGCCGGAACAGTTCCGCGTACCGATGCTGGTATGGATGTCGGATAAATATCTGCAGGACCCGGCGCACGCGCAGTCTTTTGCCTGGCTCAAGCAGCAGGCGGCGATGAAGCAGCCGAAGCGCCACGTGGAGCTGTACGATACGATTATGGGCTGCCTGGGATATACTTCTCCGGACGGCGGCATTAACGAGAACAACAACTGGTGCCATGTCCCGGAGCGGAAAAAGTAG
- the dppA gene encoding dipeptide ABC transporter periplasmic-binding protein DppA — MSISLKKSGMLKLGLSLVAMTVAASVQAKTLVYCSEGSPEGFNPQLFTSGTTYDASSVPIYNRLVEFKTGTTEIVPGLAEKWDVSPDGKTYTFHLRKGVKWQDNKDFKPTRDMNADDIVFSFDRQKNDKNPYHKVSGGSYEYFEGMGLPDLISEVKKVDDNTVQFVLTRPESPFLADLAMDFASILSKEYADNMLKAGTPEKVDLNPIGTGPFQLLQYQKDSRILYKAFPGYWGTKPQIDRLVFSITPDASVRYAKLQKNECQVMPYPNPADIARMKEDKNINLMSQAGLNVGYLSFNTEKKPLDDVKVRQALTYAVNKEAIIKAVYQGAGVAAKNLIPPTMWGYNDDVKDYTYDPEKAKALLKEAGHADGFTIDLWAMPVQRPYNPNARRMAEMIQADWAKVGVKANIVTYEWGEYLKRAKAGEHQSVMMGWTGDNGDPDNFFATLFSCAAAKDGSNYSRWCYKPFEDLIQPARATDDHNKRIELYKQAQVVMHDQAPALIIAHSTVYEPVRKEVKGYVVDPLGKHHFENVSVE; from the coding sequence ATGAGTATTTCCTTGAAAAAGTCAGGGATGCTGAAGCTTGGTCTTAGCCTGGTGGCTATGACTGTTGCGGCAAGCGTACAGGCAAAAACCCTGGTTTACTGTTCTGAAGGCTCGCCGGAAGGCTTTAACCCACAGCTTTTTACCTCTGGTACTACCTATGACGCCAGCTCGGTGCCAATCTATAACCGTCTGGTGGAATTCAAAACCGGCACCACTGAAATCGTCCCTGGGCTTGCTGAGAAGTGGGATGTCAGCCCGGACGGCAAAACCTATACCTTCCACCTGCGCAAAGGCGTGAAGTGGCAGGACAATAAAGATTTTAAACCGACTCGCGATATGAACGCGGACGATATCGTGTTCTCCTTCGATCGTCAGAAAAACGACAAAAACCCGTACCACAAAGTTTCTGGCGGCAGCTACGAATACTTTGAAGGCATGGGCCTGCCGGATCTGATCAGCGAAGTGAAGAAAGTGGACGACAATACCGTTCAGTTCGTGCTGACGCGTCCGGAGTCCCCGTTCCTGGCGGATCTGGCGATGGACTTCGCGTCCATTCTGTCGAAAGAATATGCTGACAACATGCTGAAAGCCGGTACGCCGGAGAAAGTTGACCTGAACCCAATCGGTACCGGTCCGTTCCAGCTGCTGCAGTACCAGAAAGATTCCCGCATTCTGTACAAAGCGTTCCCGGGCTACTGGGGCACTAAGCCGCAGATCGACCGCCTGGTGTTCTCCATTACGCCGGATGCGTCTGTACGCTATGCCAAGCTGCAGAAAAACGAATGCCAGGTCATGCCGTACCCGAACCCGGCTGACATTGCGCGCATGAAGGAAGATAAAAACATCAACCTGATGTCTCAGGCGGGTCTGAACGTGGGTTATCTCTCTTTCAACACCGAGAAAAAGCCTCTGGATGACGTTAAAGTTCGCCAGGCGCTGACCTACGCGGTGAACAAAGAGGCGATCATCAAAGCCGTTTATCAGGGCGCAGGCGTTGCCGCGAAGAACCTGATCCCGCCAACCATGTGGGGCTATAACGACGACGTTAAGGACTACACCTACGATCCGGAAAAAGCCAAAGCGCTGCTGAAAGAAGCGGGCCATGCGGACGGCTTCACCATCGACCTGTGGGCGATGCCGGTACAGCGTCCATACAACCCGAACGCTCGCCGTATGGCTGAGATGATTCAGGCCGACTGGGCGAAAGTGGGCGTGAAGGCCAACATCGTGACCTACGAGTGGGGCGAGTACCTCAAGCGTGCGAAAGCGGGCGAGCACCAGAGCGTGATGATGGGCTGGACCGGCGACAACGGGGATCCGGATAACTTCTTCGCGACCCTGTTCAGCTGCGCGGCGGCGAAAGACGGCTCTAACTACTCTCGCTGGTGCTACAAGCCGTTTGAAGACCTGATTCAGCCGGCACGTGCGACCGACGACCACAACAAGCGTATTGAACTGTACAAACAGGCTCAGGTAGTGATGCACGACCAGGCTCCGGCGCTGATCATCGCTCACTCCACCGTATACGAGCCGGTGCGTAAAGAGGTCAAAGGCTATGTGGTTGACCCGTTAGGTAAGCACCACTTCGAAAACGTGTCTGTCGAATAA
- the dppB gene encoding dipeptide ABC transporter permease DppB, with translation MLQFILRRLGLVIPTFIGITLLTFAFVHMIPGDPVMIMAGERGISPERHAQLLAALGLDKPLWQQYLHYIWGVLHGDLGISLKSRLPVWDEFVPRFKATLELGVCAMIFAVAVGIPVGVLAAVKRGSVFDHTAVGLALTGYSMPIFWWGMMLIMLVSVQLNLAPVSGRISDSVFLDDTLPLTGFMLIDTAIWGQPGDFIDAIAHMVLPAVVLGTIPLAVIVRMTRSAMLEVLGEDYIRTARAKGLTRMRVIIIHALRNAMLPVVTVIGLQVGTLLAGAILTETIFSWPGLGRWLIDALQRRDYPVVQGGVLLVATMIILVNLLVDLLYGVVNPRIRHKK, from the coding sequence ATGTTGCAGTTCATCCTCCGACGTCTGGGATTAGTCATCCCAACCTTTATCGGTATCACCCTCCTCACCTTTGCCTTTGTTCATATGATCCCCGGCGATCCGGTGATGATCATGGCGGGTGAGCGTGGTATCTCCCCTGAGCGCCACGCGCAGCTCCTGGCCGCCTTAGGCCTGGATAAACCGTTGTGGCAGCAGTACCTCCATTATATCTGGGGCGTGCTCCATGGCGATTTAGGCATTTCGCTCAAAAGCCGCCTGCCGGTGTGGGACGAGTTCGTACCGCGTTTTAAAGCGACGCTTGAGCTCGGCGTTTGCGCCATGATTTTTGCCGTTGCGGTGGGGATTCCCGTCGGCGTGCTGGCTGCGGTCAAGCGCGGCTCGGTTTTCGATCATACCGCGGTAGGCCTGGCCCTGACGGGTTACTCGATGCCTATTTTTTGGTGGGGCATGATGCTTATTATGCTGGTGTCGGTGCAGCTCAACCTTGCGCCGGTGTCCGGACGTATCAGCGATTCGGTGTTCCTCGACGATACCCTGCCGTTAACCGGTTTTATGCTGATTGACACTGCCATTTGGGGCCAGCCGGGTGATTTTATCGATGCGATCGCGCACATGGTGCTGCCTGCCGTGGTGCTCGGTACGATCCCGCTGGCGGTGATCGTGCGTATGACCCGTTCGGCGATGCTGGAAGTGCTGGGGGAAGATTACATCCGCACCGCCCGCGCAAAAGGCCTGACCCGCATGCGCGTCATCATTATCCACGCGCTGCGTAACGCCATGCTGCCCGTAGTGACCGTCATCGGTTTGCAGGTGGGCACGCTGCTGGCGGGCGCGATCCTGACCGAAACCATCTTTTCCTGGCCGGGCCTTGGGCGCTGGCTGATTGATGCGCTGCAGCGCCGTGATTATCCGGTGGTGCAGGGCGGGGTGCTGCTGGTCGCGACGATGATTATTCTCGTTAACCTGCTGGTCGACCTGCTGTACGGCGTGGTGAACCCGCGTATTCGTCATAAGAAGTAA
- the dppC gene encoding dipeptide ABC transporter permease DppC: MSQVTETKVAAPVPMTPLQEFWHYFKRNKGAVIGLAYVVVVMIIAIFANWLAPYNPADQFRDSLLVPPFWQQGGSLAHLLGTDDVGRDVLSRLMYGARLSLLVGCLVVVLSLVLGIVLGLVAGYFGGIVDNIIMRIVDIMLALPSLLLALVLVAIFGPSIGNAALALTFVALPHYVRLTRAAVLVEVNRDYVTASRVAGAGAIRQMFVNIFPNCLAPLIVQASLGFSNAILDMAALGFLGMGAQPPTPEWGTMLSDVLQFAQSAWWVVTFPGLAILLTVLAFNLMGDGLRDALDPKLKQ; the protein is encoded by the coding sequence ATGTCACAAGTCACTGAAACTAAAGTTGCTGCACCGGTGCCCATGACCCCGCTGCAGGAGTTCTGGCACTATTTTAAGCGTAACAAAGGGGCGGTTATCGGCCTGGCGTATGTGGTGGTGGTAATGATTATCGCCATCTTCGCCAACTGGCTGGCGCCCTATAACCCGGCGGATCAGTTCCGCGATTCCCTGCTGGTTCCGCCATTCTGGCAGCAAGGCGGTAGCCTGGCGCATCTGCTGGGGACCGACGATGTGGGCCGCGATGTCCTGTCGCGCCTGATGTACGGCGCGCGCCTGTCGCTGCTGGTGGGCTGCCTGGTGGTGGTGCTGTCGCTGGTGCTGGGGATTGTCCTCGGTCTGGTGGCGGGCTACTTCGGCGGCATCGTCGACAACATTATCATGCGTATCGTCGATATCATGCTGGCCCTGCCGAGCCTGCTGCTGGCGCTGGTGCTGGTGGCGATTTTCGGCCCGTCGATAGGCAACGCCGCCCTTGCGCTGACCTTCGTGGCGCTGCCTCACTATGTGCGTCTGACGCGCGCGGCGGTGCTGGTGGAGGTTAACCGCGATTACGTCACCGCCTCTCGCGTGGCGGGCGCGGGCGCGATACGCCAGATGTTCGTCAATATTTTCCCGAACTGCCTGGCGCCGCTGATTGTTCAGGCGTCGCTCGGTTTCTCTAACGCCATTCTCGATATGGCCGCTCTTGGCTTCCTTGGCATGGGTGCGCAGCCGCCGACACCGGAGTGGGGCACTATGCTCTCCGACGTGTTGCAGTTCGCGCAGAGCGCCTGGTGGGTCGTGACCTTCCCGGGTCTGGCGATCCTGCTGACGGTGCTGGCATTTAACCTGATGGGCGACGGTCTGCGTGACGCGCTGGATCCCAAACTGAAGCAGTAA
- the dppD gene encoding dipeptide ABC transporter ATP-binding protein — protein sequence MALLNVDKLSVHFGDEGTPFRAVDRISYSVKQGEVVGIVGESGSGKSVSSLAIMGLIDYPGRVMAEKLEFNGRDLKRISEKERRQLVGAEVAMIFQDPMTSLNPCYTVGFQIMEAIKVHQGGNKKTRRQRAIDLLNQVGIPDPASRLDVYPHQLSGGMSQRVMIAMAIACRPKLLIADEPTTALDVTIQAQIIELLLELQQKENMALVLITHDLALVAEAAHKIIVMYAGQVVETGDAKDIFRAPRHPYTQALLRALPEFAQDKARLASLPGVVPGKYDRPNGCLLNPRCPYATDKCRSEEPGLNAIDGERQSKCHYPLDDAGRPTL from the coding sequence ATGGCGTTATTAAATGTAGATAAATTGTCGGTGCACTTCGGCGACGAAGGCACACCGTTTCGCGCCGTGGACCGCATCAGCTACAGCGTGAAGCAGGGCGAAGTCGTGGGCATCGTTGGGGAGTCTGGTTCCGGTAAATCCGTGAGCTCGCTGGCGATCATGGGGCTGATTGACTACCCGGGCCGCGTGATGGCGGAAAAACTGGAGTTCAACGGCCGGGACCTGAAGCGCATTTCCGAAAAAGAGCGTCGCCAGCTGGTGGGCGCGGAAGTGGCGATGATTTTCCAGGACCCGATGACCAGCCTGAACCCCTGCTACACCGTCGGTTTCCAGATTATGGAAGCGATTAAGGTGCATCAGGGCGGTAACAAAAAGACCCGTCGCCAGCGCGCGATCGATCTGCTCAATCAGGTGGGGATTCCCGACCCGGCGTCGCGTCTGGACGTCTATCCGCACCAGCTCTCCGGCGGGATGAGCCAGCGCGTGATGATCGCCATGGCGATCGCCTGCCGTCCGAAGCTGCTGATTGCCGATGAGCCGACGACGGCGCTGGACGTTACCATCCAGGCGCAGATCATCGAGCTGCTGCTGGAGCTTCAGCAGAAAGAAAACATGGCGCTGGTGCTGATCACCCACGATCTGGCGCTGGTTGCGGAAGCGGCGCACAAAATCATCGTGATGTATGCGGGCCAGGTGGTGGAGACCGGCGATGCGAAGGATATCTTCCGCGCGCCGCGTCACCCCTACACCCAGGCGCTGCTGCGCGCGCTGCCGGAGTTTGCGCAGGATAAAGCGCGTCTGGCCTCGCTGCCGGGCGTCGTGCCGGGGAAATATGACCGCCCGAACGGCTGTCTGCTGAATCCGCGCTGCCCGTATGCCACGGATAAATGCCGCAGTGAAGAACCGGGCCTGAACGCCATCGACGGCGAGCGTCAGTCCAAATGCCATTACCCCCTTGATGATGCCGGGAGGCCGACCCTATGA
- the dppF gene encoding dipeptide ABC transporter ATP-binding subunit DppF has protein sequence MSTHEATSQQPLLKAIDLKKYYPVKKGIFAPERLVKALDGVSFTLERGKTLAVVGESGCGKSTLGRLLTMIETPTGGELYWQGQDLLKHDPQAQKLRRQKIQIVFQNPYGSLNPRKKVGQILEEPLQINTGLNKEQRREKALAMMAKVGLKTEHYDRYPHMFSGGQRQRIAIARGLMLDPDVVIADEPVSALDVSVRAQVLNLMMDLQQDMGLSYVFISHDLSVVEHIADEVMVMYLGRCVEKGTKDQIFNNPRHPYTQALLSATPRLNPDDRRERIKLTGELPSPLNPPPGCAFNARCRRRFGPCTQLQPQLKDYGGQLVACFAVDQDENGEKPLS, from the coding sequence ATGAGTACGCACGAGGCCACCTCGCAGCAGCCGCTGCTGAAGGCTATCGACCTGAAAAAATACTACCCGGTGAAAAAGGGGATCTTCGCCCCGGAGCGCCTGGTCAAAGCGCTGGACGGCGTTTCCTTCACGCTTGAGCGGGGTAAAACGCTGGCGGTAGTGGGCGAGTCCGGCTGCGGGAAATCCACGCTGGGACGCCTGCTGACGATGATTGAAACACCGACCGGCGGCGAGCTTTACTGGCAGGGGCAGGATCTGCTCAAGCACGACCCGCAGGCGCAGAAGCTGCGCCGTCAGAAGATTCAGATAGTCTTTCAGAACCCGTATGGCTCGCTGAACCCGCGTAAAAAAGTGGGACAAATTCTGGAAGAGCCGCTGCAGATTAACACCGGCCTGAACAAAGAGCAGCGCCGGGAGAAAGCGCTGGCGATGATGGCGAAAGTCGGCCTGAAAACCGAGCATTACGACCGCTATCCGCACATGTTCTCCGGCGGCCAGCGCCAGCGTATCGCCATTGCCCGCGGCCTGATGCTGGACCCTGACGTGGTCATTGCGGACGAGCCGGTGTCGGCGCTTGACGTTTCGGTGCGTGCGCAGGTGCTGAACCTGATGATGGATTTACAGCAGGATATGGGCCTGTCGTATGTCTTTATCTCTCATGACCTGTCGGTGGTAGAGCACATTGCTGATGAAGTGATGGTGATGTACCTGGGGCGCTGCGTGGAGAAAGGGACCAAAGATCAGATCTTCAATAACCCGCGCCATCCGTATACCCAGGCGCTGCTGTCGGCGACGCCGCGCCTGAACCCGGACGACCGCCGCGAGCGCATCAAGCTGACCGGGGAGCTGCCAAGCCCGCTCAACCCGCCGCCGGGCTGCGCGTTCAACGCCCGCTGCCGCCGCCGCTTCGGCCCCTGCACGCAGCTGCAGCCGCAGCTCAAGGACTACGGCGGCCAGCTGGTGGCATGCTTCGCCGTCGACCAGGACGAAAACGGCGAAAAGCCGCTTTCCTGA
- the bcsG gene encoding cellulose biosynthesis protein BcsG, with protein MTNSSKTTAPPPSGWQYWRGLSGWNFYFLVKFGLLWAGYLNFHAMQNLVFMAFLLLPLPNRRLHQWRHWIAIPVGFALFWHDTWLPGPESIMSQGSQVAGFSFDYVVDLVTRFINWQMVGAFFVLLVAWLFLSQWLRVTVFVVGIMIWLNAITLIGPSFSLFPAGQATGTVTTTGGTAAATVATADAKPVVGDMPAQTAPPTSANLNAWLSSFYAAEEKRKTTFPGALPEDAQPFELLVINICSLSWDDIETAGLMQHALLQHFDIVFKNFNSATSYSGPAAIRLLRASCGQPSHTNLYSPAGKDCYLFDNLANLGFKSQLMLGHNGQFGDFLKEVRNYGDLQSPLMDQTGIPVTLLGFDGSPVYDDLAMLNRWLDNEKKEDGARTATFYNTLPLHDGNHFPGQSKTADYKMRAQKMFDELDQFFTELEKSGRKVMVVIVPEHGGAIHGDKMQVSGLRDIPSPSITNVPAAIKFFGMKAPHQGAAVEIAQPSSYLAISELVARAVDGKMFTEDSVNWQQYTSGLPQTAPVSENSNAVVIQYQGKPYVRLNGGEWVPYPQ; from the coding sequence ATGACTAATTCTTCTAAAACCACCGCCCCGCCGCCGTCGGGCTGGCAATACTGGCGCGGCCTTTCCGGCTGGAACTTCTATTTTCTGGTGAAGTTCGGCCTGCTGTGGGCGGGATACCTGAATTTTCACGCCATGCAGAACCTGGTCTTTATGGCGTTCCTGCTGCTGCCGCTGCCGAACCGCAGGCTCCATCAGTGGCGCCACTGGATTGCCATTCCCGTTGGTTTTGCGCTGTTCTGGCACGATACCTGGCTGCCCGGTCCGGAAAGCATTATGAGCCAGGGCTCGCAGGTGGCGGGCTTCAGCTTTGATTACGTGGTGGACCTTGTCACCCGCTTCATCAACTGGCAGATGGTCGGCGCTTTCTTTGTGCTGCTGGTCGCCTGGCTGTTCTTGTCGCAGTGGCTGCGCGTTACCGTATTTGTGGTCGGCATTATGATCTGGCTGAACGCGATTACCCTGATCGGCCCCAGCTTTTCGCTCTTCCCTGCCGGGCAAGCGACCGGCACCGTGACCACCACGGGCGGCACCGCTGCCGCTACGGTAGCCACGGCGGATGCCAAACCGGTGGTTGGCGACATGCCGGCGCAGACCGCGCCGCCGACGTCGGCCAACCTGAACGCCTGGCTTTCCAGCTTCTATGCCGCCGAAGAGAAACGCAAAACGACCTTCCCGGGCGCACTACCTGAAGACGCTCAGCCGTTCGAGCTGCTGGTTATCAATATCTGTTCGCTGTCGTGGGATGATATTGAAACCGCGGGCCTGATGCAGCATGCCCTGCTGCAGCATTTTGATATCGTCTTCAAGAATTTCAACTCGGCGACCTCCTACAGCGGCCCGGCGGCCATCCGCCTGCTGCGCGCAAGCTGCGGCCAGCCGTCGCACACCAACCTCTACTCGCCGGCCGGAAAGGACTGCTATCTGTTCGATAACCTGGCGAACCTGGGCTTTAAGTCCCAGCTGATGCTTGGTCATAACGGGCAGTTCGGCGATTTCCTCAAAGAGGTGCGCAACTACGGCGATTTGCAAAGCCCGCTGATGGATCAGACCGGTATCCCGGTCACCCTGCTCGGCTTCGACGGCTCGCCGGTGTATGACGATCTGGCGATGCTGAACCGCTGGCTCGACAACGAGAAGAAAGAGGACGGCGCCCGTACCGCCACCTTCTACAACACGCTGCCGCTGCACGACGGCAACCATTTCCCGGGACAGAGCAAAACCGCCGATTATAAAATGCGGGCACAAAAGATGTTTGACGAGCTGGACCAGTTCTTTACCGAACTGGAAAAATCGGGTCGTAAGGTAATGGTGGTTATTGTGCCGGAACACGGTGGCGCGATTCACGGCGATAAGATGCAGGTATCCGGCCTGCGCGATATCCCAAGCCCGTCGATTACCAACGTACCTGCTGCGATTAAGTTCTTCGGCATGAAGGCGCCGCATCAGGGCGCGGCGGTTGAAATCGCACAGCCGAGCAGCTATCTCGCCATTTCCGAACTGGTCGCGCGCGCGGTCGACGGCAAAATGTTTACCGAAGACAGCGTCAACTGGCAGCAGTACACCAGCGGCCTGCCGCAAACGGCGCCGGTCTCTGAGAACTCCAATGCGGTGGTGATTCAGTACCAGGGCAAACCGTACGTGCGGCTGAACGGCGGCGAATGGGTGCCTTACCCGCAGTAA
- the bcsF gene encoding cellulose biosynthesis protein BcsF translates to MMSISDIIQLVVLCALIFFPLGFMARHYWRRIKTTIRLMFFKPRYTRPMGTLRRPAIVKAKQKDD, encoded by the coding sequence ATGATGTCGATTAGCGATATTATTCAGCTGGTTGTGCTGTGCGCCCTGATCTTTTTTCCCCTGGGCTTTATGGCGCGCCACTACTGGCGCCGTATTAAAACCACCATCAGACTGATGTTTTTCAAGCCCCGTTACACCAGGCCAATGGGCACACTGCGTCGGCCAGCTATCGTCAAGGCAAAGCAAAAAGATGACTAA
- the bcsE gene encoding cellulose biosynthesis c-di-GMP-binding protein BcsE yields the protein MNPVFSIGIQSLWDEVSHMPTGGVWWMNVERREDAESLLNQTIAAQSADAKVAAITMGEIPNKIIRLHESHGPKKIRLFAMPKSENGLYSLYRDLLCSIEPSDYLFILMCADNAWKNIPGDRLRTWLNNASRWTNYYHCSLLILNPGNNTDAQLSLLLGEHRSLSGLASLRYQGDNHLFDIAFWGNEKGLSARQQLQVNYTDGVWKLAEKEETNIQPRSDEKVVLSNKNVLEGAPALSEYWSLFDSNDAIFNASRTAQAATVIFAVEQTSQIEQLARFIHTLRRQRGTALKIVVREMVASLRATDERLLLGCGANLVVPWNAPLSRCLTLVESVQKQQFHRHVPDEINTLLALTQPLKLRGYQKWDVFCAAVHDIMNNPLLPADNKGVMVALRPVPGLRVEQALTLCRPNRFGDIMTIGNNRLVLFLTFCRVNDLDTALNHIFPLPTGDIFSNRMIWFEDKQITAEIVEMQAVTAERWTTPLPFTIGRSEVMNAAHDGRSWRRIPEPHRLADTKRGEKA from the coding sequence GTGAACCCTGTATTCTCAATTGGAATCCAGTCTTTATGGGACGAGGTGAGCCATATGCCCACAGGCGGCGTATGGTGGATGAACGTTGAACGGCGAGAAGATGCGGAGAGTCTATTAAACCAGACGATCGCCGCACAATCCGCCGATGCCAAAGTCGCGGCGATCACCATGGGAGAAATACCAAATAAAATCATAAGATTACACGAATCCCATGGACCTAAAAAAATACGTCTTTTCGCCATGCCGAAAAGCGAAAATGGTCTATACTCGCTGTACCGTGATTTGCTCTGTTCCATTGAGCCAAGTGATTATTTATTTATCCTGATGTGTGCTGACAACGCCTGGAAAAATATTCCAGGAGATCGTTTGCGCACATGGTTGAATAACGCCAGCCGCTGGACCAATTACTATCACTGCTCGCTGCTCATTCTCAATCCAGGAAACAATACGGATGCTCAGCTGTCGCTGTTACTCGGCGAACATCGCTCGCTCTCTGGTTTAGCAAGCCTGCGTTACCAGGGCGATAATCACCTTTTTGACATTGCCTTCTGGGGCAATGAAAAAGGCCTCAGCGCCCGCCAGCAGCTGCAGGTTAACTACACCGACGGCGTCTGGAAGCTGGCTGAAAAAGAAGAAACCAATATTCAGCCACGCAGCGATGAAAAAGTCGTGCTGAGCAATAAAAACGTGCTGGAGGGCGCGCCGGCGCTCTCTGAATATTGGTCGCTGTTCGACAGCAACGATGCGATTTTTAATGCCTCGCGCACCGCGCAGGCCGCGACGGTTATTTTTGCGGTAGAGCAAACCAGCCAGATTGAACAGCTGGCCCGCTTTATTCACACGCTGCGCCGCCAGCGCGGCACCGCGCTGAAGATAGTGGTGCGCGAAATGGTGGCCAGCCTGCGCGCAACCGACGAGCGCCTGCTGCTCGGCTGCGGCGCAAACCTGGTGGTGCCCTGGAACGCCCCGCTCTCCCGCTGCCTGACGCTGGTGGAAAGCGTGCAAAAACAGCAGTTCCACCGCCACGTTCCCGATGAAATAAACACCCTTCTGGCGCTGACCCAGCCGCTCAAGCTGCGCGGCTACCAGAAATGGGATGTGTTCTGCGCCGCCGTACACGATATTATGAACAATCCCCTGTTGCCTGCAGACAACAAAGGGGTGATGGTCGCGCTACGGCCGGTGCCCGGGCTGCGGGTTGAGCAGGCGCTTACGCTGTGCCGACCCAACCGCTTCGGCGATATTATGACGATCGGCAACAACCGGCTGGTGCTGTTTTTGACCTTCTGCCGCGTCAATGACCTCGATACCGCACTCAACCATATTTTCCCGCTGCCGACCGGCGATATATTCTCCAATCGAATGATTTGGTTTGAAGATAAGCAGATCACGGCGGAAATTGTCGAAATGCAGGCCGTCACCGCCGAGCGCTGGACAACGCCGCTGCCGTTCACCATTGGCAGAAGCGAGGTCATGAACGCGGCCCATGACGGGCGAAGCTGGCGCCGGATCCCCGAGCCGCATCGTCTTGCCGATACCAAAAGGGGGGAAAAGGCATGA